Sequence from the Hylaeus volcanicus isolate JK05 chromosome 1, UHH_iyHylVolc1.0_haploid, whole genome shotgun sequence genome:
TTTGTTTGTTGGCATATCAGTTGCTTCTCCATAACTGTAAATTGACAGAGTTCCACATACTCCTTTGTTAAATCTTCGATACATTGtcgtaaaatatgtttctgcGTGGTAGGAGACATCTCATAACTTATCATTTGAGTTGCCGTGTCACATTTCTCTGGTGTTAtattaagattaattttttctggTGTTATACTGTCCTTGGATCTAGCGATTAATACTTCATCCATAAATGTAACACGATAATTACGTTTCGTGGCGATCGATTCGTCGTCACTGTCGGTAACGTCTTCTCTACTTTCGCGAACTCTTCcactttcaaataattccAATTCGAAATCGGTGAAAGCCGTTTgaaatgtttgatttattaTATCGGCGGACTTAATGATACTCTTCCTGTTATGTGGCTTCTCGTAAGACACTTTTTTTATAGGCGATAACTCAGTTGCAGGCTTAAAAGAAGGCAAATGTTGATTAAATAATCCCGAACCACCCCATGTTTGTCTCCGTTTAGATTTATACTTGAACGATTCTTGATTCGTAGTATTTCCAGACACGATCGCATCTTCAACAATTCTATACGCTCTTCCAACAACTGATTGACGCGTTCTTTTTCCTGTAATTTCGACTCCATTGCTTTACCTTCTGCTACgcgattttctgtttttattctctgaaaaagaaaatcaattcaCGGAATTACGAATCTATTTTATGCAAcgagttgcagtaattattaCGACACAAATTCGAGTTATAGACCTGTAATTCTGCTTGAAGTTTCGATAATTGTTTCGCGTATAGTTTCAAAAGTGCTGCATCGGACAtaacttcgttaatttctgGTTTGTTTTTTACACTTTTAGCGCGACATGCGAAcctaaaaattgacaaaataaaattaagaatttgtaataattaggAATGGtaggaatatattatattaattatgataGCAATGTACTAACGACAAAGTGCATTGAGTTTCTTCCAAAGCAGCTGGAGTCACGGCGCACAGTATATCCGTCATAGCATTACCGCCAAGCGAAGTCTGCAACAGTCTTGTTAATTTACTGTCACGAAAATTAACATGTTTCTGGCTATCTTGAGATTCGCTCAATTGCATGATTACTAATTCTAGGGTTGACAGAGACATGTTAATGGGTCATCCTTCTTTAAATCTTTCCCCTGTTGCTCCCATTTGTCGTGCCCTTTCAGAACCAGCGAGATCTAATAGATTCGATTGCGAGATTTGTATAGCATCCTCTGAATCTCCTTCAACTTCTCTGCTTTCAATTGTCTAAGTgagaaatatacatttgtcgAAACAGTGTATTCCAAAGCACGCTTGGCTCGAAGTGAACttataattctaaatatgGTATGACTTCTACTACTACGTTCGTTCATATTAGTTTCTCCAATTCTTCTTAGTTTATCTCCTTTTTTCATCAAAGATATCACGCTCTCTGGACAATTTGTGGACAAATTCTGGACTATTTGCCCGTTACTGTCCTTTTTAAGCTTCAAATcggtattatttttgttcaataaatCGTTGACTCTTTCGTTGTAAAGCTCCAAATATGATActctgaaaaatgaaagtaatctTTCATATAAAGTTgatcaatttaatatttatcttctTAACTACAAAATAACTATCGTATCAGTTTCCATGATAATAAGTATaccttaataaaaattcccttTTGATAGTGTTTGCAATCCGCATCAAACATATAGTCAATCTGTGGACGTAAtctaatcaaataaattgcgGTAAGAATAAAATCAAGTTTTACCATTTAAAATCTTTACAGAAGCTGGATACGCACCGGAGCAAAATCCTCCATCTCCACACTTTTTCATCTCCGGATCGGTCGAGACAATACAGTACCCTTGAACTACCCATTGTATCGTTTGATTCTCTTCTTTCTCGCGTTTTCTTAACGGTCTCACTCTAATCGCAActttaagggtgcgcaggagccagagccaaactccgagttgatttcagcgacagttgcggaaaaagtaggtaACTCCgagacaaggacagagagggcgatacaacaattgcaggagagacgaggacacggcgattaggctagcatgattttttttcggagatattgaagcaaagaagcaatattttctaataattctggttttaatatattcgttacactttggcggatgcgactccaaggcctgattttgcaatttcggccttaaaactttataaacaatagaaGTATGTTtgctattttcattttattgtttataaagttttaaggccgaaattgcaaaatcaggccttggagtcgcacccgccaaagtgtaacgaatatattaaaaccagaattattagaaaatattgcttctttgcttcaatatcttcGAAAAAagtcatgctagcctaatcgccctgtcctcgtctctcctgcaattgttgtatcgccctctctctTCTTGTCCcggaaattaataacaatatttacatcGCTTGCGACTTTCCTATAATTGTAACCGCCGTTTGAAAAAGAGACCTTCTCAATGTCAATCTATATTAGAATTTTCTGCATTCCACgtctttactttttttctaaaagtatttcgaattttattttacgcgcCTCTCCGGGGAGAGCGGTTCAGCGCTCCACGGGCACCTTACCCACGTCAGCAAATTCCCTATCAGCGCACGACGCGTTCcgcaacaatatatattacctcgggattttgataacagttttctagtaactttcgtaGGGAGTTGGATCTCATACAGTCTTCATGATTCGAcaaacatttacttttatttcatggCACCACTTTGCTACgcttacaatttaaaaatttgcttgcaattttaactttaaagTTTAATCCACTATGTGGCGCTGTTCCCTCAGCGTGAAGTTGCCAGGATGCAATATTCCAATATTGGTAGATACTGGTTACACGTAATGAATGCTTATTCGTGTTTATACGCGTATGAAATCGTGTGTTGTATATATATGTCACATAATAAATTGGCACTACACACGTGTCTACCTATAAGAAGAGGTAGACTTTTGACTAAACTACGTTCGtttataaatcaaattcatattattaatttttctgattaaGTACATTGTAAGTGCAGTTAAAAATCTTGTATCTTCCTCTATTTATACGTCActttcaatataattaattaatatatttttattacagatgAAGAgtttaataatagtattttctattctatttctaAATACTTTCGTTAAAGCTGtagaaattgataataaatatttaaaatgtttgggtatgtaaaacaatttttatataaatataagaaattattaatagagATACTTATCTTACATTCAgattattgttataaaaattaatattaataacgtaTAGTTTGTAGATCAactgtaaaagaaattgaagaagaactGGCAAAAATTGATccttcaaagaaaattgatgtaGGTAACTATAGATTAGATGCAAAGGGGaatattgtacaaaaaaagGTAATTATGAATGatggtatttttatattgaaaatatgattttaaataaactattttatttaaaggttCCCCTTGCTCAATCTGAAGTACATATATCTGACGTACTGGACAATATTTGTGATAAAATGTCAGACTATGTAAGAGCAACATATAAATCAAATGGTCAGTTAACAATCCTAAGTCTTATAAGTGCATCTGGTAGTATGAATCCTGAAATGTCAAAAGTTGATATTATTCAAGATGGTGATATGAATAAAAGTTTACGGTTTTATGTAAGTACTTCtagatatttatatgttttattattttaataagtatggcaaattattttcaatgtttacaaaaaattatatgaaatgatatatactatacaatttaaaaaaaatattcatttatctGATATATTTCAGTGTGAGGGACTAGTAGAAGAGTATGAAGAtaacattatttcattattttctcacaaagaaagtaatattaaacatCAGTTGTGCACAAATATTACAAAGGCATGCAATCCTGCAGATTTTGCTTATGAAGATGATGAGGATGTTGAGAAAAATGACATAAACGAAGAACACCATGAATTATAATACCATATAGGaaaacattatatatttttttaaatatatttttgataatcagaaaagaaatgatataattttatttaaatgtaatgtgTTTTAACGAGGTATAAAGTACAgaagtataaaatgtaaagtaatatttaaaataaatataggtagattaaattataagtttaattttatattagaaatttaaattttgttttgaagttatttaattttaattgaaagagTCAGCAAGATGCATGAAGTAgttaaagaagaagaataattggcttagatttaataatttttacttttatgtGCAAAGTTTTTACATTAGGTTTGAGTATTTCATACGCGTCGAAAATGGTATCAGTACCGTATTCTGATCGAGTGAAAGTGCATATTCTACAGACTctttattaaactattttacacaatttttttgttaagttttcgaaaatatatttaaaaaattaattaataaagaataaattctttacATTCTGCATATGTATGAGTTGAACgttacatttgtaaaataatataatattattagtatataaataagaaaaagaatcaaGCACATGCAAATTTCGGACCAAGTTTACATGGAATAACAACAGCAGAATGagaaatatgaataaacaaaaacacgATTATCATATCTGAATGAGATAAAATGAGACTGATAAAATTGTTGACGCTTTTTTTAGTtcgataaaagagaaaaaacattttgaGAATGACAAGTGatttgtgaaataatattgttcatCAATCATGGTACAAAGCGATTTGAAACCGGTTCAAAGTCTtgaagttaaaaatttctttcaggTTAGAGGCCTGTTCGATTTTGACCTCTAtagtaaaatttgataaaatctttgactataataaaattgaactaTACACGTTGTTATCTTCGGCGGTGCATgcacaaaaaaatatgaactgtATATCACTAGATGTCAATAAAAAAACTTGCGAGACTTGAATGTTATCCATAGCCATCTGGTGATAAGTTTTGGAAGAGTTGCTGTAAACGGAATATATTCCTATGTCCGTCTATAATCTACAGTTGGGATGTCTGAGAATTGCTTCCATGACCAACGGTCTTTCTACCCAGATTCCTGTGCGCGCTTGTTTCGTCTTCGTTCGCCGCCATCATTACGAAGACGAAAGAGGTTGGTTTTACTGATTTTCGCGTGGTAGTGTCGTTATACGTAAGTCAGCACAAATGAAGATGGttgataaaatagaaatgagtCTCGACGACATCATCAAGCAAAATAAAGGGACCAGACCACGTGGTGGCAGTGGTAGACGCGGAAGAGGTGTCGGTAATTCACCTCGCAGAGGAACACGCAGACCTCAAAGAGTTGGTGGTGGCGTCATGCGGGGACGCAGTCGTGGTGGCATTACACGAAGTTCTTTACCGTACACAAGGGTAAGGATTgttcgatttgtttttattgtgacataatttttacaattaatattgtaCACACTTTGTCACGTGTTTTGTATATTACGACCTACCGCACTACTTCCGCCCTAGACGCTGgtctatataaaatattttattccaaggATACGTTAATCATCGTTCTACGaaggaaaatgatttttcacacAGTTGCAAAAATGAATgccttatttattttctaaggTTTCGGCAAATTATCCCAATCGCGATTTTCATGACTCGTGTTAGGTCATTAATTCTATGgacaattgtatatattgttttttatacgTTTACTCGATTGCCAACTAACGtagatatttgaaatttgttaaagttTGTGACAAGAAGAGTAACTTAAAATGctttatatattattgcaatttaaatattttgattatgtaaattaattgtttttattgaaatattattcagtCTCAAAGATGGTaaagaatagtaaataaatgtaactttCATTAATAGGGTGATGTAAACAGTGCGTGGAAACATGATATGTTCGATGGAGTAAAGAAAGTTGGTAGAAGTGCAATAGGTAGCACAGGAACAACCAAGCTTCTTGTATCTAATCTGGACTTTGGAGTATCAGATTCGGACATTCAGgtacttatttttgaaaatttttgtatgtcttaaatatatataatattaattgaaattaaaacaaattaataaaagattcAAGCTAAAAACATTATGGTTTGTCATAATACTTTGTCAtagttgtttaattattattgttgaacATTAAGAAAGAACCATTaagtaaacataatttaagtttacaataactgtatttgtatttatatgcTTTCAGGAATTATTTAGCGAGTTTGGTCCCTTAAAATCGGCAGCAGTACATTACGATAGATCAGGTCGTTCTTTAGGATCTGCAGATGTTATATTTGAAAGAAGAGCAGATGCTATTAAAGCAATGAAACAGTATAATGGTGTACCATTAGATGGTGTGTagttaaatttatgtttacacttcaatttttctttgaatgtctctttttaattataaaattccatCTATATTTAGGGTTTCAATAACGATAATTAATGTGGTCTCCAATTTATACCTAACAACCTACAGtttaaatattctcttttattctGTAAACACTCCAACATGGGATGggatgaaattaaagagaaacaaatttcaaagaagTTATTGTGAATTTTGATTTGCACAactattcatgtttattattCCAATGTGTGATATACATCGGCAGGTCGTGAAATGAACATACAAGTTGCTACCTC
This genomic interval carries:
- the LOC128878172 gene encoding uncharacterized protein LOC128878172; its protein translation is MSLSTLELVIMQLSESQDSQKHVNFRDSKLTRLLQTSLGGNAMTDILCAVTPAALEETQCTLSFACRAKSVKNKPEINEVMSDAALLKLYAKQLSKLQAELQRIKTENRVAEGKAMESKLQEKERVNQLLEERIELLKMRSCLEILRIKNRSSINLNGDKHGVVRDYLINICLLLSLQLSYRL
- the LOC128884574 gene encoding protein seele isoform X1 is translated as MKSLIIVFSILFLNTFVKAVEIDNKYLKCLVCRSTVKEIEEELAKIDPSKKIDVGNYRLDAKGNIVQKKVPLAQSEVHISDVLDNICDKMSDYVRATYKSNGQLTILSLISASGSMNPEMSKVDIIQDGDMNKSLRFYCEGLVEEYEDNIISLFSHKESNIKHQLCTNITKACNPADFAYEDDEDVEKNDINEEHHEL
- the LOC128884574 gene encoding protein seele isoform X2, coding for MFGSTVKEIEEELAKIDPSKKIDVGNYRLDAKGNIVQKKVPLAQSEVHISDVLDNICDKMSDYVRATYKSNGQLTILSLISASGSMNPEMSKVDIIQDGDMNKSLRFYCEGLVEEYEDNIISLFSHKESNIKHQLCTNITKACNPADFAYEDDEDVEKNDINEEHHEL
- the LOC128884571 gene encoding THO complex subunit 4, whose product is MKMVDKIEMSLDDIIKQNKGTRPRGGSGRRGRGVGNSPRRGTRRPQRVGGGVMRGRSRGGITRSSLPYTRGDVNSAWKHDMFDGVKKVGRSAIGSTGTTKLLVSNLDFGVSDSDIQELFSEFGPLKSAAVHYDRSGRSLGSADVIFERRADAIKAMKQYNGVPLDGREMNIQVATSEIPVTSIRGGPRLTGSNYTQRPQSRFRGNRGTGSIRGRGNGRRGGRGGSRQPTKTPTAEELDAELEAYVKEVK